The following DNA comes from Occultella kanbiaonis.
TTCCTCCCAGACCATGAAGTCGACCACCGCGGCGAAGCGGCTCGGCATCTACCTTCCGGCGGCGCCGGAGGAGTTCCAGGCCGCCACCCCGACCCGCGCCGAGCTGGAGGAGCTGGAGCGCAACCCCCCGGAATGGCTCGTGGAGTTGCGACGCAACGGCCCGCACCCGCGCCCCGTGGTGGCCGGCCGTCTTGCGATCTCGATCAGTGGCCTCGCCCGCGGCGGGGTGACCGAGGCACTCACGACCGAACAGATCCAGGCACTGCGCGATGACCCGCCCGCGTGGCTCGTGACCGAGCGGGCCGTCCACGCCAAGGTCCGGGCCGAGGAGGAGCGGCTCGCGGCCGAGCGCACCGCGGACTGAGGCGAGAAGCGCGTCACACCTCGGAGAGCCTCGCCGGAGTTCGCCGTTCCCGGCGTTAACGTCGGGTCGTGACCAGCCAGACGCGCGGTAAGAGCTCGAGGCAGCGGTCGACCCCGGCCGCCGGCGCCACGGGCGCGGGCCGGCCTTCGGCCTCGGGCTCCGCGTCGGCGAAGGCCGGTACCGGCTCGCGGGCCACGGCGACTGCGACCGCCCGGGCCCCTGCCGGGACGAGCGCGCGCGGCACGACGACGCGGAGCAGCGCGGGCACTGCGAAGCGCACCAGCGGCACTGCGAAGCGCACCGCCGGCACCGCGAAGGGCGCCGCTGCCCCGCGGGCGGGCGGGTCCGGGGCGAAAGGACGGTCAGGGGCCGGCGGCTCCGAGCGCGGTGGCCCGAACGGGCCGACGCGTGGCACCTATCTGCGCCGCCGGGTGGTCGTCCTGCTGATCGCGGCGGCCGTGATCGCGGCCATCGCGTTCGGGGTGACCCGGTTCCTGCTGCCCGCGCTCTCCGCCGAGGACCCACCGACCACGGCCGGGACCTCCGCCGAGGGGGCCGAGCCCACCCCGGCGGACGGCGCCACCGACGCGGCCACCGGGACCCCGGACGAGGACGCTCTGTCCAACCCGGTCAGCTGTGTGCCGGCGGCAGTCGGGCTGACCCTGACCCCCGCGGCCGCGAGCACGGCGGCAGGGTCCGGACTGGGCGTGGCCGTCGAGATCGTCAATGCCGGCCAGGTCGCGTGCCTGTTGGACGTCGGCGCCGGTGCGCTGACGCTCGAGGTCTACTCCGGCGAGGACCGGGTCTGGTCCACCCAGGACTGCCCGGCCGTCGCGGCCGAGGTGCCGGTGCTGCTGGACACGGGCGCGGTCCAGTCGGCCTCGTTCACCTGGCCCGGCACCCGCAGCGCGGCCGGCTGCCCGGGCGGGCAGCCCGTGGCCGGCGCCGGGACGTACCGGCTCGTACTGGGGCTCACCACCGACGGTGGTCCGGTCACGACCGAGCAGGCCTTCACCGTCTCCTGAGCCGAACCGCACTCGGCTGTGCGCGCGCGCCGGACCGGGCGCGCGCCGTCGGGGGTCAGACGAAGCGCTCGAGCAACGAGGACTCCGCCTGCCGGGACAGGCCCTCGCGTACGGCCCGGGCGCGCTGGGTGCCGACGCCGTCGACCACCTCGAGGTCGTCGATCGTGGCAGAGAGCATCCGCTGCAGGGAGCCGAAGTGCTCCACCAGGGACGTCACCACGGACATCGGCAGGCGCGGGACCTTGGTCAGCATCCGGAAGCCCCGAGGGGCGATCGCCGAGTCCAGCGACTCGCCCTGGCGGCCGCCCACGCCAAGCACCCGGGAGATTTGGGTGAGGTCGATCAGCTGGGTCGAGTCCAGCTCCGCGAGTGAGCCGAGCACGTCGTCGAGGGTGCGGGCGCTGCGCACGTCCAGGTAGTCCCGGACCACCAGCTCCAGGTCCGGCCCGATGCCACCGATGAGCTCGTCGAACTGGAGCGCCAGCAGGCGCCCGTTCGTGCCGAGCTCCACGACGTAGTCGGAGATCTCGGCCGAGATCCGGCGCACCATCTCCAGGCGCTGCACCACGGCCGCGACGTCCCGGACGGTGACGAGGTCCTCGATCTCGAGGGCGGAGAGGGTGCCGGACACCTCGTCAAGGCGGGACTTGTACCGCTCGAGGGTGGCCAGTGCCTGGTTCGCGCGGGACAGGATCACGTCCGAGTCCTCGAGCACATACCGGTGCGCCCCGACGTAGAGCGCCACGATCCGCATCGACTGGCTCACCGAGATCACCGGGTAACCGGTCTGCTTCGCCGCTCGTTCCGCGGTGCGGTGCCGGGTACCGGACTCCGTGGTCTCGATCGTGGAGTCCGGCAGCAGCTGCACCGCGGCCCGCACGATCCGGTTGCGGCTGTGGTCGACGACGATGGCGCCGTCCATCTTGGCCAGCTCCCGCAGCCGGGTGGAGGAGAAGTCGACGTCGAGCTCGAATCCGCCGGAGCAGATCTCCTCGACCACCGTGTTGTACCCGAGCACGATCAGGGCGCCGGTGCGCCCCCGCAGGATCCGCTCCAGGCCGTCCCGCAACTCGGTCCCCGGCGCGACGGCGCGCAGGGTCTCCCGGAAGAGTTCGGGCAACGCCACGTCAGCCACTGAGGTCCCCCAAGGAGGTTCGAGAGTTTCGCTGCCGACGCAGCTCGGCCCAACTCTACGCGAGTCGGATCGGGCGACGCCGGACGCCGAACTGGGCCGCCGTGATCGCCTGGTGCAGGTCCTCGGCCCGGACCACGTCGATGCCGTCCGGCATGGCGCCCTCGAGGTCCGTCGCTGCGGGGATGATGGCCCGCGAGAACCCCAACCGGGCCACCTCGGACAGGCGCCGCCGGGTGCCGACGGCGGGGCGCAGGTCCCCGGCGAGGCCCACCTCTCCGATCGCCACCAGGCCGTCGACGAGTTCGAAGTCCTGCCGGGCGCTGACCACCGCGAGCGCAATGGCCAGGTCCGTGGCGGGCTCGAGGGCCCGCGCCCCACCGACGGTGGACACGTAGATGTCCATGCCGGAGGTGTCGATGCCCGCCCGGGAGCCGAGCACGGCCAGCGTCATCAGCACCCGTGAGGAGTCCACACCGGCCGTCGTGCGGCGGGCGTTCGGCATCACGGTGCGGTTCGTCAGCGCCTGGATCTCGGTAGGCATCGGGCGGCGCCCGTCCAGCGTGACCGTGACGCACGTGCCCGGCACCGGGTCTCGCTTGCCGGACAGGAACAGGCCGCTCGGGTCCGCCAGCGAATGGATGCCCGTCTCGGTCAGGCTGAAACAGCCGACCTCGTCGGTGGTTCCGTACCGGTTCTTCACTGCGCGGACCATGCGCAGTTCGGAGTGCTTGTCCCCCTCGAACTGGCAGACCACGTCCACCAGGTGCTCCAGGACCCGCGGCCCGGCGATCGACCCGTCCTTGGTCACGTGGCCCACCAGCACCACCGGCGTGGCGGTGCGCTTGGCCACGGCGATCAGCGCGGCGGCCACCTCCCGCACCTGGGAGACGCCGCCCGCGGAGCCGTCCACCTGCGCGGAGGCGATCGTCTGAACGGAGTCGATGACGAGCAGGTCCGGGTCGTTCGCCTCGATGTGCCCGAGCACGGTACCGAGGTCGGTCTCGGCAGCCAGCAGCAGGCCGGGCCGGATCGCGCCGATGCGCTCTGCTCGAAGGCGAACCTGGCTCGCCGACTCCTCACCGGTGACGTAGAGGACCTTCGAGCCGCCCTCCGCCGCGCGGGCCGCCACGTCCAGCAGCAGGGTCGACTTGCCAACGCCGGGTTCGCCGGCCAGCAGCACCACCGCCCCCGGCACGATCCCGCCGCCGAGCACACGGT
Coding sequences within:
- a CDS encoding DUF5997 family protein, with the protein product MSTKDSSQTMKSTTAAKRLGIYLPAAPEEFQAATPTRAELEELERNPPEWLVELRRNGPHPRPVVAGRLAISISGLARGGVTEALTTEQIQALRDDPPAWLVTERAVHAKVRAEEERLAAERTAD
- the disA gene encoding DNA integrity scanning diadenylate cyclase DisA, yielding MADVALPELFRETLRAVAPGTELRDGLERILRGRTGALIVLGYNTVVEEICSGGFELDVDFSSTRLRELAKMDGAIVVDHSRNRIVRAAVQLLPDSTIETTESGTRHRTAERAAKQTGYPVISVSQSMRIVALYVGAHRYVLEDSDVILSRANQALATLERYKSRLDEVSGTLSALEIEDLVTVRDVAAVVQRLEMVRRISAEISDYVVELGTNGRLLALQFDELIGGIGPDLELVVRDYLDVRSARTLDDVLGSLAELDSTQLIDLTQISRVLGVGGRQGESLDSAIAPRGFRMLTKVPRLPMSVVTSLVEHFGSLQRMLSATIDDLEVVDGVGTQRARAVREGLSRQAESSLLERFV
- the radA gene encoding DNA repair protein RadA — encoded protein: MSSTARAQRPVHRCTECGWSTAKWVGRCGECQAWGTVVEAGVAATGPRTAVSAPLRSPAQPIADVDAEEARFRPTGVGEFDRVLGGGIVPGAVVLLAGEPGVGKSTLLLDVAARAAEGGSKVLYVTGEESASQVRLRAERIGAIRPGLLLAAETDLGTVLGHIEANDPDLLVIDSVQTIASAQVDGSAGGVSQVREVAAALIAVAKRTATPVVLVGHVTKDGSIAGPRVLEHLVDVVCQFEGDKHSELRMVRAVKNRYGTTDEVGCFSLTETGIHSLADPSGLFLSGKRDPVPGTCVTVTLDGRRPMPTEIQALTNRTVMPNARRTTAGVDSSRVLMTLAVLGSRAGIDTSGMDIYVSTVGGARALEPATDLAIALAVVSARQDFELVDGLVAIGEVGLAGDLRPAVGTRRRLSEVARLGFSRAIIPAATDLEGAMPDGIDVVRAEDLHQAITAAQFGVRRRPIRLA